In Paenibacillus sp. FSL R7-0345, a single window of DNA contains:
- a CDS encoding ABC transporter permease, giving the protein MKQALQSLFKKPPVIIGIVTALMFQVIFSVIWMTAYSGVNDRTNKLTIAIVNEDGEQSQKVVDALVQSIPFQTVADLNNSEAIDKLEHHEVHMVLEIPAGFNDLLQTAGSTAQINYTLNEANPVTIKSIMQGVSQSVTNTLNSQASAQGIQAVLTASGMPADQAGATTETITSRVESSLISLNQVNGMNNQMVPMMMVLASYVGAMIMGMNVQGAIGMLTGLYSRLTLFGARFIINIGSALVVSLVGSSLIVALGGQFEQGFIAFWMFQALFLCTFMFFSQFFLILLGPAGSLLNIIALSLQLVSSGAMVPRELLNGFYSGLGQYLPATYAVKGILSVQLGGPGVLQASMVLVIIFVIVLSLSILVTLLKKAAAPVTQM; this is encoded by the coding sequence ATGAAGCAAGCTTTACAATCGCTCTTTAAGAAACCGCCGGTCATAATCGGTATTGTGACTGCGCTGATGTTTCAGGTTATTTTTAGTGTGATCTGGATGACTGCCTATTCAGGTGTCAATGACCGCACAAACAAGCTCACGATTGCTATTGTTAATGAAGACGGTGAACAATCTCAAAAAGTTGTAGATGCTCTGGTACAATCAATTCCTTTTCAAACAGTAGCAGATTTGAATAACAGTGAAGCCATAGATAAGTTGGAACATCATGAAGTGCATATGGTGCTCGAAATTCCTGCAGGTTTTAATGATTTGCTGCAGACCGCAGGTTCCACTGCACAGATTAATTACACCCTTAATGAAGCTAATCCGGTTACGATTAAAAGTATTATGCAAGGTGTTTCCCAAAGTGTAACAAATACCCTTAACAGTCAGGCGTCTGCACAAGGCATTCAGGCTGTATTAACTGCTTCCGGCATGCCTGCCGATCAGGCAGGTGCAACTACAGAGACTATAACTTCCCGTGTTGAAAGCTCGCTCATATCGCTCAACCAGGTTAACGGGATGAATAACCAGATGGTACCTATGATGATGGTACTGGCTTCATACGTTGGCGCTATGATTATGGGGATGAATGTACAGGGTGCAATTGGCATGCTGACTGGACTTTACTCACGTCTTACGCTGTTTGGAGCCAGATTTATTATTAATATCGGATCTGCACTGGTCGTATCGCTGGTCGGCTCCTCATTGATTGTTGCTTTAGGCGGACAGTTTGAACAAGGCTTTATCGCTTTCTGGATGTTCCAGGCCTTATTCCTGTGTACGTTTATGTTCTTCTCACAATTCTTCCTGATTTTATTGGGACCAGCCGGAAGTCTGCTGAATATTATTGCCCTTTCTTTACAGCTCGTATCTTCGGGTGCAATGGTTCCGCGCGAGTTGTTGAACGGATTCTATAGCGGCCTGGGGCAATACTTGCCTGCCACTTATGCAGTAAAAGGTATTCTAAGTGTCCAGCTTGGCGGACCAGGCGTTCTGCAAGCTTCCATGGTTCTGGTTATTATATTCGTTATTGTCCTGTCGTTGTCCATTCTGGTAACTCTACTCAAGAAGGCAGCTGCACCAGTAACACAAATGTAG
- a CDS encoding HAMP domain-containing sensor histidine kinase, whose protein sequence is MIRSLYIRVVLIFLASVIGGTLISFLLATWIFEDKLNENLQIPMIYFGQDIARIYGTFPLDEANDYVSKMSQLEMYNLRFFNETGQFQTFGELNGFKPAVVTEEHWSRVLDGETVQVNRGVVSTTLVGLPFTMDGERKAMFIEPISPTSNTLAIQFLLNFSIYTLVTGSLVILVATKFLVNPIKKLTDATRHIAGGNFNIRLNIKQKGELGTLAQSFEEMTHDLQQVEQMRRDFVSNVSHEVQSPLTSITGYAKALKQMNIPDQERDRYLNIIISEAERMSKMSDSLLKLSMLESQSQQLQFSTFSLDEQIRRVIVALQPQWSARSISFELQLKSIRIEADHDLLNQVWTNILGNSIKFSGEGSVVTVSIRQDSRNVSIRVTDKGIGISPEDQRRIFERFFKADRSHSRQNGGSGMGLAIVKQIVMLHSGDIRAESEPGSGTSIIVTLPIKPSAEHDR, encoded by the coding sequence ATGATTAGATCTTTATATATACGGGTCGTTTTGATCTTTCTGGCCTCTGTAATCGGGGGCACACTGATTTCCTTTTTACTGGCAACCTGGATTTTTGAGGATAAGCTGAATGAGAATCTGCAAATTCCGATGATTTATTTCGGACAGGATATCGCACGTATTTACGGGACCTTTCCTTTAGATGAAGCAAACGATTACGTAAGCAAAATGAGCCAGCTCGAAATGTATAACCTCCGCTTTTTTAATGAAACCGGCCAGTTTCAGACTTTTGGGGAGCTTAACGGATTTAAACCGGCTGTGGTTACTGAAGAACATTGGAGCAGGGTATTGGATGGTGAAACGGTTCAGGTGAACCGCGGTGTAGTCAGCACTACGCTTGTCGGACTGCCCTTTACAATGGATGGGGAGAGAAAAGCTATGTTCATAGAACCTATATCGCCTACCTCCAACACCCTGGCCATACAATTTCTGCTGAATTTCTCAATCTATACGCTGGTAACAGGCAGTCTGGTGATTCTGGTTGCCACCAAGTTCCTCGTGAATCCGATTAAAAAGCTGACTGATGCAACCAGGCATATCGCAGGCGGAAATTTCAACATCAGGCTTAACATTAAACAAAAGGGTGAGCTGGGCACACTGGCTCAAAGCTTTGAAGAGATGACGCATGATTTGCAGCAGGTTGAACAGATGCGGCGGGATTTTGTATCCAACGTGTCTCACGAAGTCCAGTCACCGCTCACCTCCATTACCGGATATGCCAAAGCCCTTAAACAGATGAACATTCCTGATCAAGAACGGGACCGTTATCTTAATATTATTATCTCTGAGGCCGAGCGCATGTCCAAAATGAGCGACAGCCTCCTGAAGCTGAGCATGCTTGAGTCACAATCGCAGCAGCTGCAGTTCAGCACCTTCAGTCTGGATGAGCAGATCAGGCGGGTCATTGTAGCGCTTCAGCCGCAATGGTCAGCACGCAGCATCAGCTTTGAGCTCCAATTAAAGTCAATACGGATTGAAGCAGATCATGATCTGCTGAACCAGGTCTGGACCAATATCCTCGGTAACAGCATCAAATTCTCAGGTGAAGGTTCTGTAGTTACTGTCAGTATCCGGCAGGATAGCAGAAATGTCAGCATCCGGGTTACTGACAAGGGAATCGGGATATCTCCGGAAGACCAGCGGCGCATTTTCGAAAGGTTTTTTAAGGCTGACCGTTCTCACAGCCGCCAGAATGGCGGTAGCGGCATGGGATTAGCGATTGTCAAGCAGATTGTAATGCTGCATTCCGGCGATATACGGGCAGAAAGCGAGCCTGGCAGCGGCACCAGCATCATCGTCACCCTGCCGATCAAGCCTTCGGCAGAACATGATCGTTAA
- a CDS encoding alpha/beta hydrolase yields MNVTDTVEIKNGTGIRRKRRLWLKIIGGIFGALVLFAGIVFIVNVISKGVEKKKIEPYGQYVAVDGKQMNVFIQGSGEQTIVLLPGQGTPSPVLDFKLLIDELSPDYRVVAVEPFGYGLSDKTEKARTTENIVSEIHEAVQQLGIDRYILMGHSITGLYGVTYVNSYPDEVLAFAGIDSSVPNQPGMDVKLPLKSMQFLQQSGLMRLLQKVSGDPYAGLDYDEHTKEQVRLITNQVGSNATLMDELKHLGSNFKNAELLTYPQELPVLLFVQSNNEQNKQWVPLHEAQVKQSAQGLMILMEGSHYLHHTKYKEIAAEFKAYMKKIQPFE; encoded by the coding sequence ATGAACGTGACAGATACCGTGGAAATCAAGAACGGGACCGGAATCCGCAGGAAACGGAGACTATGGTTAAAAATAATTGGAGGTATTTTCGGAGCGCTGGTGCTGTTCGCAGGTATTGTATTTATCGTTAATGTAATCAGCAAAGGAGTCGAGAAAAAGAAGATCGAGCCTTACGGCCAATATGTCGCGGTGGATGGCAAGCAGATGAATGTGTTTATTCAAGGCAGCGGCGAGCAGACGATCGTCCTGCTGCCGGGACAGGGGACCCCGTCGCCAGTGCTTGATTTTAAATTACTGATTGATGAATTATCTCCGGATTACAGAGTGGTAGCGGTTGAACCCTTCGGATATGGGCTTAGCGACAAGACGGAGAAGGCAAGAACCACGGAGAATATCGTCAGCGAAATTCACGAAGCCGTGCAGCAGCTGGGTATTGACCGTTACATTCTTATGGGACATTCGATCACCGGACTTTACGGCGTGACTTATGTGAACAGCTACCCGGATGAAGTGCTTGCTTTTGCCGGCATTGACAGCAGTGTTCCGAATCAGCCGGGCATGGATGTGAAGCTCCCGCTGAAATCTATGCAGTTCCTCCAGCAATCGGGTCTGATGCGACTGCTCCAAAAGGTGAGCGGAGATCCGTACGCAGGGCTTGACTATGATGAACACACCAAGGAACAAGTGCGCCTCATAACCAATCAGGTCGGGAGCAATGCAACATTGATGGACGAGCTCAAACACCTCGGATCCAATTTTAAAAATGCAGAATTGCTCACATATCCCCAGGAGCTCCCGGTGCTTCTCTTTGTCCAGTCGAACAACGAGCAAAACAAGCAGTGGGTTCCGCTGCATGAGGCACAAGTCAAGCAATCCGCTCAAGGGCTAATGATCCTGATGGAAGGCTCACATTACCTGCATCATACGAAATACAAGGAAATCGCTGCCGAATTTAAAGCTTATATGAAGAAAATCCAACCATTTGAATAA
- a CDS encoding alpha/beta hydrolase encodes MIQSAQEAVKQRFTAKKVLHIVLKIIAAFIIFVLLFIATVFTVNKISSYSEQKRTEPYGQLVPVDGKQMNVFIQGEGEETIVLLPGYGTAAPGLDFKPLVSELSPNYKVVVVEPFGYGLSDQTSKERTTANIVSEIHEALQSLRIDRYILIAHSISGLYSLDYVNQYPNEVSAYIGLDSSVATLREQKITSSDTKPVKWFRDLGFARIQLKLTADAYEGLPYDEQTKEQINILMRKNMYNSTQLNEAVSMYANYDAAEQQNFPASLPVLFFLQANHPVTDQWIPEHEQQIKDSLQSEIVLLDADHYLYRSHAEEIAEKIRDFTGELN; translated from the coding sequence TTGATACAATCAGCGCAGGAAGCAGTAAAGCAACGTTTCACAGCAAAGAAAGTGCTGCATATTGTCCTAAAAATTATCGCCGCATTCATCATATTCGTGCTGCTTTTTATAGCCACTGTGTTTACGGTTAACAAAATCAGTTCCTATTCTGAACAAAAAAGAACGGAGCCGTACGGCCAGCTTGTACCTGTTGACGGTAAACAGATGAATGTGTTCATCCAAGGCGAGGGTGAAGAGACCATCGTGCTTCTGCCCGGATATGGTACAGCGGCACCTGGCCTGGATTTCAAGCCGCTTGTTTCAGAGTTAAGCCCGAACTATAAGGTTGTGGTGGTTGAGCCTTTTGGTTACGGTTTAAGCGACCAGACCAGTAAGGAACGTACTACAGCCAACATCGTCAGTGAAATTCATGAAGCGCTGCAAAGTCTGCGAATTGACCGTTATATCCTGATAGCCCATTCCATTTCAGGACTTTACAGTCTGGATTATGTGAATCAGTATCCGAATGAAGTGAGTGCTTATATCGGGCTGGACAGCAGTGTTGCTACATTAAGAGAACAGAAGATTACTTCATCTGACACCAAACCGGTAAAATGGTTCCGCGACCTTGGCTTCGCCCGCATCCAGCTGAAGCTGACTGCTGACGCTTATGAAGGCCTGCCTTATGATGAACAAACAAAAGAACAGATTAACATCCTGATGCGTAAAAACATGTACAATTCAACCCAGTTAAACGAAGCTGTGAGCATGTATGCCAACTATGACGCAGCAGAACAGCAGAATTTCCCTGCGAGTCTACCTGTCCTGTTCTTTCTTCAGGCCAATCATCCGGTGACAGACCAATGGATTCCTGAACATGAGCAGCAAATAAAGGATTCTCTGCAATCTGAAATCGTCTTACTGGACGCAGATCATTATTTGTATCGTTCACATGCGGAAGAAATCGCTGAAAAGATAAGAGATTTCACAGGAGAATTGAATTAA
- a CDS encoding helix-turn-helix domain-containing protein, which yields MKYELNLEQLCPATFAFQVIGGKWNLPILACLSEQESIRYNELKRRLNGITGTTLTNCLKELIDNGIVNRQQFNEIPPRVEYSLTPSGKELVPLIEAIVAWGEKNIHALEANQS from the coding sequence ATGAAATATGAATTGAATTTAGAGCAGCTCTGTCCGGCTACTTTCGCCTTTCAGGTCATTGGCGGCAAGTGGAATCTCCCGATTCTGGCTTGTTTAAGTGAACAGGAAAGCATCCGCTACAATGAGCTGAAAAGAAGACTGAACGGGATCACCGGCACCACCCTAACGAACTGTTTAAAAGAGCTTATAGATAATGGAATTGTGAACCGCCAGCAATTCAATGAAATCCCTCCGCGTGTAGAATACTCTCTTACCCCATCCGGTAAAGAGCTGGTCCCGCTCATTGAGGCAATCGTAGCCTGGGGAGAAAAGAATATTCACGCGCTGGAAGCAAACCAATCCTGA
- a CDS encoding DsbA family protein has protein sequence MNDSNMMCDLETGVCGAPGEEAVQEIDLNQVEKNVKLYYVTDPICSHCWALEPVLGRFVQEYGQYFHMETVMGGLLPGWKGFADGGNGIQKPSDVAEHWREVGEHSRMPIDGSLWHSNPVQSSFPPSRVFKVIQNSHPGREAEFLRRAREAVFVFNQNIGEDEILVNIVDQMGLDGKERVSQAALESAQDLLEADFQLSSRLGARGFPTIVMVNGANKGVKVVGARSLDTYVQALQQVTAHELSPKKRPRLSQLVNDEGMLFSKEIEIMYDIEANAVEAFIEAELPEGSYRVQAIMGELYVDKLN, from the coding sequence ATGAATGACTCCAATATGATGTGTGATCTGGAAACCGGAGTTTGCGGCGCTCCAGGTGAAGAAGCCGTGCAGGAAATCGACCTGAATCAGGTTGAGAAGAATGTGAAGCTATACTATGTTACCGATCCAATCTGCTCTCACTGCTGGGCTTTGGAGCCTGTCTTAGGCCGTTTTGTGCAGGAATATGGACAGTATTTTCATATGGAGACCGTAATGGGGGGACTGCTGCCGGGCTGGAAAGGCTTTGCCGACGGGGGCAACGGAATTCAGAAACCGTCAGATGTAGCAGAGCATTGGAGAGAAGTGGGGGAGCATTCCCGCATGCCTATAGACGGATCGCTATGGCATAGCAACCCGGTTCAATCCTCATTCCCGCCTTCCAGAGTGTTTAAGGTTATACAAAACAGCCATCCAGGCAGAGAAGCGGAATTTTTGCGGCGTGCACGGGAGGCAGTGTTTGTATTTAATCAGAACATCGGAGAAGATGAGATTTTGGTTAATATCGTGGACCAGATGGGATTAGACGGAAAAGAAAGGGTCAGCCAAGCTGCGCTTGAGTCAGCCCAGGATCTGCTGGAAGCAGACTTTCAGCTGTCCTCCCGTCTGGGTGCCCGGGGATTCCCCACTATTGTTATGGTGAACGGAGCCAATAAAGGTGTGAAAGTTGTCGGGGCAAGATCACTGGATACCTATGTGCAGGCTCTGCAGCAAGTAACCGCGCACGAGCTTTCGCCTAAAAAGAGACCCCGCTTATCCCAATTAGTAAATGATGAGGGCATGCTTTTCTCTAAAGAGATTGAAATTATGTATGACATTGAAGCTAATGCAGTAGAAGCTTTTATCGAAGCGGAATTGCCTGAAGGCTCTTACCGGGTTCAAGCCATTATGGGTGAGCTGTATGTTGACAAACTGAATTAA
- a CDS encoding helix-turn-helix domain-containing protein has translation MPEKSAKRLPGRPKQGDTDTTIYQTIISAASALFKEYGYESVSLQQIGNRCGVSKQAIYYHFASKPELFKVAMTTMLQNIRTVTAQLLDAADDLEQGLVRMAEARLANPHAEIETMMREAEPFLEAEQIRAIREAEQHIHELLADHFRLGMNQRLLREDDPMFLAETFSTLMLMGNRENASQKYESPLILGRKLVALFLQGTKAT, from the coding sequence ATGCCAGAGAAATCAGCAAAACGCCTGCCGGGGAGACCCAAACAGGGGGACACAGACACCACTATTTATCAGACGATTATTTCGGCGGCTTCCGCATTATTTAAAGAATATGGCTATGAATCGGTCTCCTTGCAGCAGATCGGCAACCGGTGCGGCGTGTCCAAGCAGGCCATTTATTATCATTTCGCGAGTAAACCGGAATTATTCAAGGTAGCCATGACAACCATGCTGCAAAATATCCGGACGGTCACTGCTCAATTGCTGGATGCAGCCGATGATCTGGAGCAAGGCCTGGTGCGTATGGCAGAAGCCAGATTGGCAAATCCCCATGCCGAGATTGAGACGATGATGAGAGAAGCCGAGCCTTTTCTTGAAGCGGAGCAAATTCGGGCAATCCGCGAAGCTGAGCAGCATATTCATGAATTGCTGGCAGACCATTTCCGGCTTGGCATGAACCAGAGGCTGCTTCGTGAGGACGACCCGATGTTCCTGGCAGAGACCTTTTCGACCTTAATGCTGATGGGAAACCGCGAAAATGCCTCCCAAAAGTATGAATCCCCGCTCATCCTCGGCCGGAAGCTGGTAGCCCTCTTTCTTCAGGGAACGAAGGCGACTTGA
- a CDS encoding alpha/beta fold hydrolase — MNTAKRMSRWKKILIWISVVVVVLAAGVYVYVASATYSPSAQAEAAMQSDSKVSVTEVKQGYRFEPQGVEAVEPNIIFYPGGLVDPASYSPLARAMAEQGHRVYIAKMPLNLAIFGKNKADTFIAEHPDEAFVIGGHSLGGAFASRYAAEHPDKLEGIFYLAAYADDGGSLAAATGLSALQITGTDDGVLNWEEWEKTQTNLPVDTTFVSIDGGNHGQFGSYGMQKGDHTPEITGDEQLQSVVQALDDWLDVLNK, encoded by the coding sequence TTGAATACGGCGAAACGCATGAGCAGATGGAAGAAGATACTGATATGGATAAGCGTGGTCGTCGTTGTCCTGGCAGCCGGAGTATATGTATATGTTGCATCGGCTACATACAGCCCGTCCGCACAAGCTGAAGCAGCTATGCAAAGCGACAGTAAGGTAAGTGTTACCGAGGTAAAGCAGGGTTACCGGTTTGAGCCGCAAGGGGTAGAGGCGGTGGAGCCGAATATCATCTTTTATCCTGGGGGTCTGGTAGATCCGGCAAGCTACTCTCCTCTAGCAAGAGCAATGGCAGAACAGGGTCACCGGGTATATATTGCCAAGATGCCGCTGAATTTGGCGATCTTTGGTAAGAATAAGGCCGATACATTTATTGCAGAGCATCCGGATGAAGCCTTTGTGATTGGCGGCCATTCGCTGGGCGGCGCTTTTGCCTCCCGATATGCAGCAGAGCATCCTGATAAGCTTGAAGGAATTTTCTATTTGGCAGCTTATGCTGATGATGGCGGAAGCTTAGCTGCTGCTACAGGCCTATCCGCATTGCAAATTACAGGAACAGATGATGGCGTATTAAACTGGGAGGAATGGGAGAAGACCCAAACCAACCTGCCGGTGGACACGACATTTGTCAGTATAGACGGAGGCAACCACGGGCAGTTCGGATCATACGGTATGCAAAAGGGAGATCACACACCCGAGATTACCGGAGATGAACAGCTTCAGAGTGTCGTTCAGGCGCTGGATGACTGGTTAGACGTGTTGAACAAGTAA
- a CDS encoding penicillin-binding transpeptidase domain-containing protein, whose product MLLIGGCITLFFLILLARVFWIQMLERDYWQAEAAKQRAHTSVIKAVRGSIKDRNGKVLASDVPAYTVVVNPEMIAALGIGEEVITGLHKLLGKPEDELKKLVEAKDKNGKYLKNREIRNEGWKIDKELRDQVNGFIETLKKEHSTLETGVGLIREQKRYYPQQTLAAQILGYTDRDGKAVMGLEKYFDKQLTGVNGKLLYQSDGKGIKLPESKDTYQPVINGSNIKLTIDSTIQYYIEQAMQKAYEEYKPKSITVIAADPNTMEILGMANMPTFNPNEFWNYASNPGVFFNHAIQARFEPGSTFKIVTLAGAVEENVFDPDATFVSGSIRIKGYGKPLYDQKRSGYGRITFLEGVKRSSNVAFVKLGYEMLGPDRLLNFVDAFGFNDPTGIDLPGEISGVVNPTPNNAAENATIAYGHGKVLVTPIQQLTAMAAIANGGKLMVPHAVKEMTNPNTGNTTITQPEVVRQVISKESARETGSYLEQVVADQVAGTGRHAYIEGYRVAGKTGTAIKPDGKGGYNRNKVLSSFLGYAPANNPKIVVYVVIDEPVYATGGGAAAGPVFKEIVSSVLPYMGVPKVTTGDKSNTSLSPKNSSVPQRSTPDLTGKSLQEARKLLIDQGIDFEVVGYGKDVVRQYPESEALLAAGQRIYLISEQDDQASIPNLRGQSLRDALEVLTLLKVAVSVEGEGYITSQTEAILHGKRLVQLKLNPLNTYGEDLPVSAAQ is encoded by the coding sequence ATGCTGCTTATTGGAGGGTGTATCACCCTCTTTTTTCTTATTTTACTCGCCAGAGTGTTCTGGATTCAGATGCTGGAGCGGGATTACTGGCAAGCCGAAGCCGCCAAGCAACGTGCCCATACTTCTGTGATTAAAGCAGTGCGCGGTTCGATCAAGGACCGCAACGGCAAGGTGCTCGCCAGCGATGTACCAGCCTACACAGTAGTGGTTAACCCGGAAATGATCGCTGCGCTCGGCATCGGGGAAGAAGTGATCACCGGTCTGCATAAACTGCTCGGCAAGCCTGAGGATGAGCTTAAGAAGCTGGTGGAGGCCAAAGACAAGAACGGGAAGTATCTGAAGAACCGGGAAATCCGTAATGAAGGCTGGAAAATAGACAAAGAGCTGCGCGACCAAGTGAACGGGTTCATTGAGACACTGAAGAAAGAACATAGCACACTGGAGACTGGCGTCGGTCTGATTAGGGAGCAGAAGCGCTATTACCCGCAGCAGACACTGGCCGCACAAATTTTGGGTTATACGGACCGTGACGGCAAAGCAGTGATGGGCCTTGAAAAATATTTTGACAAGCAGCTTACAGGTGTAAACGGCAAGCTGCTGTACCAGAGCGACGGCAAGGGCATAAAGCTGCCTGAATCAAAGGATACATACCAGCCGGTGATAAATGGAAGTAATATCAAACTGACGATTGACAGCACAATCCAGTACTACATCGAACAGGCGATGCAGAAGGCCTATGAAGAGTATAAGCCCAAAAGCATTACGGTAATTGCTGCAGATCCGAACACCATGGAAATATTGGGAATGGCGAATATGCCAACCTTTAATCCGAACGAGTTCTGGAATTATGCCTCGAACCCCGGAGTATTCTTCAACCATGCCATCCAGGCGAGATTTGAACCGGGCTCGACCTTCAAGATTGTAACGCTTGCCGGAGCGGTCGAGGAGAATGTGTTCGATCCGGACGCAACCTTCGTCTCCGGTTCAATCCGCATCAAAGGGTATGGCAAGCCGCTGTATGACCAGAAGAGAAGCGGTTACGGCAGAATTACTTTCCTGGAAGGTGTAAAACGTTCAAGTAACGTGGCCTTCGTTAAGCTTGGCTATGAAATGCTCGGTCCGGACAGGCTGCTTAATTTTGTAGATGCCTTTGGTTTTAATGATCCTACAGGCATCGACCTGCCGGGCGAAATCAGCGGGGTCGTCAATCCCACACCGAACAATGCTGCGGAGAACGCGACGATCGCATACGGGCACGGCAAAGTGCTGGTCACACCGATTCAGCAGCTTACGGCCATGGCAGCTATTGCGAACGGCGGCAAGCTGATGGTACCGCATGCCGTTAAAGAAATGACGAACCCGAATACCGGGAATACAACCATTACCCAGCCGGAAGTGGTCCGTCAGGTCATCTCCAAAGAGAGCGCAAGAGAAACGGGAAGCTACCTGGAACAGGTCGTTGCGGATCAGGTCGCCGGGACCGGGCGTCATGCTTATATTGAAGGATACCGGGTAGCGGGCAAAACCGGTACAGCGATTAAACCTGACGGTAAGGGCGGGTATAACCGTAACAAGGTGCTTTCATCTTTTCTCGGCTACGCACCGGCTAATAATCCGAAGATTGTGGTTTATGTAGTCATTGATGAGCCTGTGTATGCTACTGGCGGCGGTGCTGCGGCGGGTCCGGTGTTTAAAGAGATCGTATCATCCGTATTGCCCTATATGGGTGTGCCAAAAGTGACAACGGGTGATAAAAGCAATACCTCGCTTTCTCCCAAGAATTCATCTGTCCCGCAGCGCTCTACACCCGATCTGACCGGTAAATCGCTGCAGGAGGCCAGGAAGCTGCTGATTGATCAGGGAATTGATTTTGAAGTGGTCGGGTACGGAAAAGATGTAGTCCGCCAGTACCCGGAATCGGAAGCTCTGCTTGCTGCGGGACAGCGGATTTATCTGATAAGCGAGCAGGACGACCAGGCATCCATCCCCAACCTGCGGGGACAGTCGCTCCGTGATGCGCTGGAGGTGCTCACTTTGCTGAAGGTTGCAGTTTCCGTTGAAGGCGAAGGGTATATTACCAGCCAGACAGAAGCCATTCTACACGGTAAAAGACTTGTACAGCTCAAGCTTAACCCGCTTAATACATATGGTGAGGATCTTCCGGTATCTGCGGCCCAATAG
- a CDS encoding FAD-dependent oxidoreductase, which produces MDLQSGKLYWPTTITAPPSYPKLEEDISCDVLIIGAGSSGAQCANLLCEQGLSVVLVDKRKAGEGSTSTNTALIQYAGEKSFVSLSHSFGEEAAARHLKLCEQSINEIERVSRRLPVDPDFIRRDSLYYASCKEDVSDLTAEYHLLKNYGFKVDLWDAGQITGRYPFQKEAALYYHDDAEMNPLKFVYGLLEKVKALGGQIYENTEITGRRFEQDYAVFYTKEHREIRARHVIIAAGYEDSDFKTEKNATLASSYAVITKSVADFSSWHKRTLIWETARPYVYMRTTPDNRIIIGGMDKDTSYSGTRDSKILASKDKLLEAFKDLFPDIQAIPEYYLGAFYGGTHDGMPIIGQYESYPHCYIIMAYGDNGTVYNGVLAKIVTDKILTGSSPDLELYLQTRPLAVT; this is translated from the coding sequence ATGGATTTGCAAAGCGGTAAATTGTACTGGCCAACAACGATAACGGCTCCCCCTTCTTATCCCAAGCTTGAAGAGGATATATCTTGTGATGTCCTTATAATTGGTGCGGGCAGCTCCGGTGCACAGTGTGCAAATCTCCTGTGTGAGCAAGGCTTGTCCGTTGTTCTAGTTGACAAAAGAAAAGCCGGTGAAGGCAGCACCAGCACGAATACAGCATTAATCCAATATGCCGGAGAAAAGAGCTTTGTATCCCTGAGCCACTCTTTTGGGGAAGAAGCCGCTGCACGCCATCTTAAGCTCTGTGAACAGTCTATCAATGAGATTGAGCGGGTAAGCCGCCGGTTACCCGTAGATCCTGATTTTATAAGACGGGACAGCCTGTATTATGCAAGCTGCAAGGAGGATGTTTCTGATCTGACTGCGGAATATCACCTGTTAAAGAATTACGGGTTCAAGGTGGATCTATGGGATGCCGGGCAAATAACCGGACGATATCCTTTTCAGAAAGAAGCCGCACTTTACTACCACGATGATGCCGAAATGAACCCGCTTAAATTTGTTTACGGATTACTTGAAAAAGTAAAAGCATTGGGCGGACAGATCTATGAAAATACAGAAATAACAGGCAGACGGTTCGAGCAGGATTATGCCGTCTTTTATACAAAAGAGCACCGCGAAATCCGGGCCAGACACGTTATTATCGCAGCCGGTTACGAGGACAGTGACTTTAAAACGGAAAAAAATGCTACACTGGCAAGCTCTTACGCTGTCATTACAAAGTCGGTCGCCGATTTTTCAAGCTGGCATAAAAGAACTTTAATATGGGAAACCGCGCGCCCGTATGTCTATATGCGTACCACTCCTGATAACCGGATTATCATTGGGGGCATGGATAAGGATACATCCTACTCCGGCACAAGAGATTCCAAAATCCTTGCAAGCAAGGACAAGCTGCTTGAGGCGTTTAAAGACCTCTTTCCTGACATTCAGGCTATACCGGAATACTATTTGGGCGCCTTCTACGGAGGAACGCATGACGGAATGCCAATCATCGGCCAATACGAAAGCTACCCGCATTGTTATATTATTATGGCTTACGGAGACAACGGAACCGTATATAACGGTGTTCTGGCCAAAATTGTTACGGACAAAATCCTAACAGGCTCAAGCCCGGACTTGGAGCTTTACCTGCAAACCAGACCACTGGCTGTAACCTGA